From a single Parambassis ranga chromosome 2, fParRan2.1, whole genome shotgun sequence genomic region:
- the nobox gene encoding uncharacterized protein nobox, whose amino-acid sequence MDEEAGLAEDFDCPSLLCEELQDLETKTDQKKMSRRRRRRREKEEEVLSQRENAGAGEEAAREEKEEGEEKNEVLSEKGLMATEGGEEEQVKPESRLDAEELQMEDEMENTEETIAEKQESKERKSLEQKDEQRRSRRKRGKKQSEQGRNGKGGKVVSETAEEEKTSEAQEVPVMSSEESSALSEPSVGLMNSCELSDPVYLGFGGTGLYCPSVPIPLLYSSQPPVPMQHAPPQPHGMKRPHSPLLPHSFPQQGPQPLEMEITQVYSTRRSIRYSARGRGRALSFPLLPGLDTVDGCLLPPASKKKTRTLYSTDQLEHLESLFQEDHYPDAEKRKAIAASVGVTPQRIMVWFQNRRAKWRKVCSITAKVEHRQSRAEYSSSSPHHQINPSMLTLASNSKGAPSFSGHFATRLPQLDTAATSFPTLSTPTPPSYNNLLANLNSPGQCRGRDAGQHHFSSQGGLADYHPRPMHSPPPLRRASLPLYTTTYNSANPNPPLLNTPAHTPPLFLDALEGGSSLAHRDTPSLQTDTSSLFDFAEKLDYLTSSQQSNALSYQLQTSYPTSQTQHQPQASLPRMAYLTPSPYLTPNPTDSNPTSYLTFGPGGNSTGVVTYSTGGHAYFQSQSAGQILLQSSGHHGGITAYQSYPWSNIYSQTAMHQRTQCPPTYPSSAGSARDHQTPSSTGLSLPSFFPRGDPGPSFTYSQRSSHAQAQTTSTVLPPVSTLRPPCLRSENNPTKVSSLLPSQVSSASPESPPVPPCVKVEYDSPRELHSHFQYDFSPINF is encoded by the exons ATGGATGAAGAAGCTGGTTTAGCAGAAGATTTTG ACTGTCCAAGCCTTCtgtgtgaggaactgcaggattTGGAGACCAAGACCGACCAAAAGAAGATGAGCAgacgaaggaggaggaggagggaaaaagaggaggaagttCTCAGTCAGAGGGAAAATGCAGgggcaggagaggaggcagcacgagaagagaaagaggaaggtgAAGAAAAGAACGAAGTTCTGTCAGAGAAGGGACTGATGgccacagagggaggagaggaggagcaggtgaagcCTGAGAGTAGGCTGGACGCGGAGGAGTTGCAGATGGAAGATGAGATGGAGAACACAGAGGAGACAATTGCTGAGAAGCAAGAgagtaaagagagaaaaagtttGGAGCAGAaagatgagcagaggaggagtaGAAGGAAGCGAGGGAAGAAGCAAAGTGAGCAAGGGAGAAACGGGAAAGGAGGAAAGGTTGTTAGTGAGACGGCTGAGGAGGAAAAGACAAGTGAGGCACAGGAGGTGCCGGTGATGAGCTCAGAGGAGAGCTCGGCTCTGTCGGAGCCTTCTGTTGGCCTGATGAACAGCTGTGAATTGTCTGACCCAGTGTACTTGGGTTTTGGGGGGACAGGACTGTACTGTCCCTCAGTGCCCATTCCCCTGCTGTACTCCTCACAGCCTCCTGTCCCGATGCAACATGCACCTCCTCAACCACATGGGATGAAAAGGCCTCACAGCCCCCTTCTTCCTCACAGCTTCCCCCAGCAGGGCCCACAGCCTCTCGAG ATGGAGATAACCCAGGTCTACTCCACCAGACGCTCCATTAGGTACAGTGCCAGGGGCCGAGGCCGGGCACTTAGCTTCCCTCTGCTGCCAGGGTTAGACACTGTGGACGGCTGCCTGCTGCCTCCTGCATCGAAGAAAAAAACACGGACGCTCTACAGTACAG atCAGTTAGAACACTTGGAGTCCCTGTTCCAGGAGGATCACTATCCTGATGCTGAGAAGAGGAAAGCAATTGCTGCTTCAGTTGGTGTCACACCTCAGAGAATTATG GTCTGGTTTCAGAACCGCAGGGCTAAGTGGAGGAAAGTGTGCTCCATCACAGCAAAGGTTGAACACAGACAGAGTAGAGCTGAATACAGTAGCAGCAGTCCACATCACCAGATCAATCCCAGCATGCTGACACTGGCCTCTAACAG taaGGGAGCTCCATCTTTTTCTGGTCACTTTGCCACCAGGCTGCCCCAGCTCGACACTGCAGCCACTTCTTTCCCCACCCTATCCACTCCGACCCCACCCTCCTACAACAACCTTCTGGCTAACCTCAACAGCCCAG GTCAATGCAGAGGGAGAGATGCGGGGCAGCACCACTTTTCATCTCAGGGGGGTTTGGCAGATTATCACCCTCGCCCCATGCACAGCCCTCCTCCACTGCGGCGAGCCAGCCTCCCCCTCTACACAACGACCTACAATTCTGCCAACCCCAATCCACCTCTACTCAACACCCCGGCCCACACCCCACCTCTCTTTCTGGATGCTCTGGAGGGTGGCTCCTCCTTGGCCCATCGTGACACTCCGTCTCTGCAGACTGACACCAG TTCACTTTTTGATTTTGCGGAGAAGCTCGACTACCTGACGTCCAGCCAGCAGAGCAACGCTCTCTCTTACCAGCTTCAGACATCTTACCCTACCAGCCAGACCCAGCACCAACCTCAAGCATCTCTGCCCCGCATGGCCTACCTCACCCCATCTCCGTACCTCACCCCCAACCCTACAGATTCCAACCCTACCTCCTACCTGACCTTTGGCCCTGGAGGAAACTCGACTGGTGTGGTGACCTACTCCACCGGTGGCCATGCCTACTTCCAGTCCCAGAGTGCAGGACAAATCCTGCTGCAGTCATCTGGTCATCATG GTGGCATCACAGCATATCAGTCATACCCGTGGAGTAACATATACAGTCAGACAGCCATGCACCAACGTACTCAGTGTCCACCAACATACCCTTCCAGTGCAGGATCCGCTAGAGACCACCAGACCCCCTCTTCCACAGGCCTTTCTCTCCCTTCATTCTTTCCCCGGGGAGATCCAGGGCCTTCATTTACATACTCCCAGCGTTCATCACACGCCCAGGCACAAACCACCAGCACAGTCCTCCCGCCTGTGTCGACACTGCGACCGCCTTGCCTCAGATCGGAGAATAATCCAACCAAGGTTTCATCTCTGCTGCCGTCTCAGGTCAGCTCTGCTTCCCCAGAAAGCCCTCCAGTGCCCCCCTGTGTCAAAGTTGAGTATGACAGTCCTCGAGAGCTTCACAGCCACTTCCAATATGACTTCTCCCCCATAAATTTTTGA